One genomic window of Elaeis guineensis isolate ETL-2024a chromosome 2, EG11, whole genome shotgun sequence includes the following:
- the LOC105055232 gene encoding jacalin-related lectin 3 isoform X2: protein MSFWNGNEKSPILVGPWGGEGGSPWDDGVYTTIRQVVVVHGAAIDSIQIEYDKKGSSVWSEKHGGNGGTKTDKIKLDHPLESLTSVSGYYGSLSSGSPAIIRSLTFESNQAKYGPFGYEQGMRFSFPMSGGKIVGFHGRSGWYLDSIGFYLKQLRSSNPSKSLVPSQSLTPNWNGKYGYNAVDGTISKGYDIVLAVRDRGDNYTILSNNYTREGSLTQEFRDIELRNKVTYGVIKEPVPIGPGPWGGDGGKPWDDGVYSGIKQVYITRGEVINSIQIEYDRSGQSVWSARHGGSGVTTHRIKFDYPHEVLNCVSGYYATINRDERPTVIKSLSFYTSRGKYGPFGEEVGTHFTSATTEGKVVGFHGRSALYLDAIGVHMQHWLGEKSSATKSLLSKYFF, encoded by the exons ATG AGCTTTTGGAATGGAAATGAGAAGAGCCCCATATTGGTGGGACCATGGGGAGGGGAAGGAGGAAGCCCGTGGGATGATGGGGTATACACGACAATAAGGCAGGTGGTGGTCGTTCATGGAGCTGCAATTGATTCCATACAGATTGAGTATGACAAGAAAGGGAGCTCAGTTTGGTCAGAAAAGCATGGTGGCAATGGTGGTACCAAGACAGACAAG ATAAAGCTTGACCATCCACTTGAAAGCCTCACTTCAGTAAGCGGTTACTATGGATCACTCTCAAGTGGGAGCCCTGCCATTATAAGATCACTGACATTTGAGAGCAATCAAGCAAAGTATGGACCTTTTGGCTATGAACAGGGAATGCGCTTCTCATTCCCAATGAGTGGTGGCAAGATTGTTGGTTTTCATGGACGGTCAGGCTGGTATCTTGACTCCATTGGATTTTATTTGAAACAACTACGAAGTTCAAATCCATCAAAATCTTTGGTTCCATCACAAAGTCTAACTCCAAACTGGAATGGAAAATATGGTTATAACGCTGTGGATGGAACCATTAGTAAAGGATATGACATAGTACTAGCAGTAAGAGACAGGGGGGACAACTACACGATTCTATCCAACAATTATACAAGGGAAGGGTCACTCACTCAGGAATTCAGAGATATCGAGCTGAGAAATAAG GTTACGTATGGTGTTATAAAAGAGCCAGTTCCAATTGGACCAGGACCCTGGGGTGGAGATGGAGGTAAACCATGGGATGATGGAGTTTACTCCGGAATCAAACAAGTCTATATCACAAGGGGAGAAGTCATAAACTCCATACAGATAGAGTATGATCGGAGCGGCCAGTCTGTCTGGTCTGCAAGACATGGTGGTAGCGGGGTGACCACACACAGG ATCAAATTTGACTACCCCCATGAGGTTCTGAATTGCGTAAGTGGATACTACGCCACCATTAACCGAGATGAGAGGCCAACAGTCATTAAATCACTTTCATTCTACACAAGTAGGGGGAAGTATGGACCGTTTGGAGAGGAGGTAGGAACCCATTTCACTTCTGCTACCACGGAAGGGAAGGTGGTCGGATTCCATGGTAGGAGTGCGCTGTATTTGGATGCTATTGGGGTCCATATGCAACATTGGTTGGGTGAGAAGTCGTCTGCTACCAAGTCCTTGCTTTCCAAGTACTTCTTTTAA
- the LOC105055232 gene encoding jacalin-related lectin 3 isoform X1, with translation MSFWNGNEKSPILVGPWGGEGGSPWDDGVYTTIRQVVVVHGAAIDSIQIEYDKKGSSVWSEKHGGNGGTKTDKIKLDHPLESLTSVSGYYGSLSSGSPAIIRSLTFESNQAKYGPFGYEQGMRFSFPMSGGKIVGFHGRSGWYLDSIGFYLKQLRSSNPSKSLVPSQSLTPNWNGKYGYNAVDGTISKGYDIVLAVRDRGDNYTILSNNYTREGSLTQEFRDIELRNKGVSFPSYTAARGSSIPGGPITYGPWGGSGGSIFDDGVYTGVRQIKLSRNAGITSIKVLYDKNGQSVWGNKHGGSGGIRTDKVTYGVIKEPVPIGPGPWGGDGGKPWDDGVYSGIKQVYITRGEVINSIQIEYDRSGQSVWSARHGGSGVTTHRIKFDYPHEVLNCVSGYYATINRDERPTVIKSLSFYTSRGKYGPFGEEVGTHFTSATTEGKVVGFHGRSALYLDAIGVHMQHWLGEKSSATKSLLSKYFF, from the exons ATG AGCTTTTGGAATGGAAATGAGAAGAGCCCCATATTGGTGGGACCATGGGGAGGGGAAGGAGGAAGCCCGTGGGATGATGGGGTATACACGACAATAAGGCAGGTGGTGGTCGTTCATGGAGCTGCAATTGATTCCATACAGATTGAGTATGACAAGAAAGGGAGCTCAGTTTGGTCAGAAAAGCATGGTGGCAATGGTGGTACCAAGACAGACAAG ATAAAGCTTGACCATCCACTTGAAAGCCTCACTTCAGTAAGCGGTTACTATGGATCACTCTCAAGTGGGAGCCCTGCCATTATAAGATCACTGACATTTGAGAGCAATCAAGCAAAGTATGGACCTTTTGGCTATGAACAGGGAATGCGCTTCTCATTCCCAATGAGTGGTGGCAAGATTGTTGGTTTTCATGGACGGTCAGGCTGGTATCTTGACTCCATTGGATTTTATTTGAAACAACTACGAAGTTCAAATCCATCAAAATCTTTGGTTCCATCACAAAGTCTAACTCCAAACTGGAATGGAAAATATGGTTATAACGCTGTGGATGGAACCATTAGTAAAGGATATGACATAGTACTAGCAGTAAGAGACAGGGGGGACAACTACACGATTCTATCCAACAATTATACAAGGGAAGGGTCACTCACTCAGGAATTCAGAGATATCGAGCTGAGAAATAAG GGGGTATCTTTTCCTAGCTATACTGCAGCAAGAGGATCCTCTATCCCAGGAGGTCCTATAACATATGGTCCCTGGGGTGGAAGTGGTGGAAGCATATTTGATGATGGTGTATATACAGGCGTTAGACAGATCAAGCTATCACGTAATGCAGGAATTACTTCAATTAAGGTTCTTTATGATAAAAATGGGCAGTCAGTATGGGGAAACAAGCACGGGGGAAGTGGAGGCATTAGAACTGACAAG GTTACGTATGGTGTTATAAAAGAGCCAGTTCCAATTGGACCAGGACCCTGGGGTGGAGATGGAGGTAAACCATGGGATGATGGAGTTTACTCCGGAATCAAACAAGTCTATATCACAAGGGGAGAAGTCATAAACTCCATACAGATAGAGTATGATCGGAGCGGCCAGTCTGTCTGGTCTGCAAGACATGGTGGTAGCGGGGTGACCACACACAGG ATCAAATTTGACTACCCCCATGAGGTTCTGAATTGCGTAAGTGGATACTACGCCACCATTAACCGAGATGAGAGGCCAACAGTCATTAAATCACTTTCATTCTACACAAGTAGGGGGAAGTATGGACCGTTTGGAGAGGAGGTAGGAACCCATTTCACTTCTGCTACCACGGAAGGGAAGGTGGTCGGATTCCATGGTAGGAGTGCGCTGTATTTGGATGCTATTGGGGTCCATATGCAACATTGGTTGGGTGAGAAGTCGTCTGCTACCAAGTCCTTGCTTTCCAAGTACTTCTTTTAA